ATAGGGCGCCCATATTTGACTTTTCTTTTGAAAGCCTCGCCCTTTAGGGCGGGGAGGAGGTCAGTTACTTAAAGGGGTTTTCAAGAGAAAAGAGAATATTCAAAGAGAGGCCCAAATTGGTAGGCCTTCCTCGAGGTACCTCTTGAGTAGTCTACCAACAGGGGAGTTCTTTCCAACCTTAACAACACCCTTTTTACTTGGTGTTGCCGTGAACACGTACTCATTTCCGGCATAGAATCTTAATGGCTTCCTAGCGAAGTCTGGAGAGACCCTTAAAACTATGCTCTTTTTCTTTTCCTCAACTTCAACTGGTATTTTCTCTCTGATCTCTGGCTGCTTTTCAGCGAAGCTCTTTACATCAATGCTTATTCCAAGCCTCTTTTCTAGTTCCTGAATTCTCTTTCCTTTCTTTCCTATTATTGCGGGGATATCAAATTCGTCAGCATATATTACTGCCTTGTGCGGGCTCACAACCTCAACCTCAGTATATACGTCAGGCAGGAACCTCTGAATTTCCTGCTTGAGCCTTTTTTCTGCGAGCTTTAATGCCGGTGCTTTTTCTTCCTTCTTTATTGGAACGACGCTGACCTCTTCGCCAAAGGTGTAAATCTCATACTCCAACTGGCCGGTTTCAAAGTCTCTCACTTCTATAACCGGTCTTGCAAGATCCTCTTCCTTCATTCCCGTTGGTACCTTTACCTTATATTCAAGGGTTAAGACCTTTGCAACATTTCCGGCTTTAATGAATATTACTGTGTCGACTATTTGGGGTATCATTCCGAGCTCAACTCTACCTATGAACCTTTGGATAGCGTCTATTGGTTTTGTTGCATGAACTACTCCCACCATCCCAACTCCTGCAAGCCTGAGGTCGGTATAAATTAGGAAGTCGCTTGTTTTTCTCATTTCGTCGAATATAGTGTAGTCTGGCCTCACCAGGAGGAGAACATCTCCCGTTTTCTCCATACTTCCATTTAGTGCGGTATACTGAGTGATTTCTTCAGATACGTTTAAATCTCTAGGCTTTTCCATTGTCTTGAC
This is a stretch of genomic DNA from Pyrococcus sp. ST04. It encodes these proteins:
- a CDS encoding PINc/VapC family ATPase, producing the protein MRVIVPDTSVIVDGRLTQYLRRVKEKVKVVVPEAVVAEIEHQANEGKAIGHTGLEELKKLRELADKGKILLEFYGERPELWQIRRAKAGEIDHMVREVARELNAILITGDQVQRDIAIAKGIEVIYLESRREPKTRLEDFFDKETMSVHLKAGVKPLAKKGRPGEWRLVPIREEPLTEEELEEIADDIVERAKRDPESFIELDEPGATVVQLRNYRIVIARPPFADRIEITAVRPVKKLSIEDYNLSEKLLERLKEKAEGILVAGPPGAGKTTFVQALAEWYASMGKIVKTMEKPRDLNVSEEITQYTALNGSMEKTGDVLLLVRPDYTIFDEMRKTSDFLIYTDLRLAGVGMVGVVHATKPIDAIQRFIGRVELGMIPQIVDTVIFIKAGNVAKVLTLEYKVKVPTGMKEEDLARPVIEVRDFETGQLEYEIYTFGEEVSVVPIKKEEKAPALKLAEKRLKQEIQRFLPDVYTEVEVVSPHKAVIYADEFDIPAIIGKKGKRIQELEKRLGISIDVKSFAEKQPEIREKIPVEVEEKKKSIVLRVSPDFARKPLRFYAGNEYVFTATPSKKGVVKVGKNSPVGRLLKRYLEEGLPIWASL